A DNA window from Macadamia integrifolia cultivar HAES 741 chromosome 4, SCU_Mint_v3, whole genome shotgun sequence contains the following coding sequences:
- the LOC122075865 gene encoding mitochondrial import inner membrane translocase subunit Tim13 produces MDAFSSPSSGSSSQPSAEAFMDQFKVQLAQAHAEEFLETIRGKCFDKCITKPGTSLSGSESSCISRCVDRYIEATGIVSRALFGSPR; encoded by the exons ATGGATGCATTTTCATCACCTTCGAGCGGATCGTCGTCTCAACCGTCAGCAGAGGCTTTCATGGACCAGTTCAAGGTTCAGCTTGCCCAGGCTCATGCAGAGGAATTCCTTGAG ACAATAAGAGGGAAGTGCTTTGACAAGTGCATTACGAAGCCAGGAACAAGCCTGAGCGGGAGTGAAAGTAGTTGCATTTCAAGATGTGTGGATCGCTACATTGAAGCCACGGGTATTGTCAGCCGAGCTCTTTTTGGCTCACCGCGCTAG